In one window of Larimichthys crocea isolate SSNF unplaced genomic scaffold, L_crocea_2.0 scaffold100, whole genome shotgun sequence DNA:
- the LOC113744675 gene encoding mucin-1, producing METLLALWIALTVTASVFSTTTPDAMTTRREPSPTSDHATTPGNNTSPTSDHATTPGNNTSPTSDHATTPGNNTSPTSDHATTPGNNTSPTSDHATTPGNNTSPTSEHATTPGNNTSPTSDHATTPGNNTSPTSTTADHMSASPEPNVTTSSSPNSSEHHTTNHSLVTTATNTAHTVPVSPGNNTHTNSTSPTTTTSNDTMATRTVSPNKTGSSQSVAPPLASGSGVPGWGIALLVLAALVLLLLILLLIGLLVWCCCYRGRYKDFSPYDHLTHRDDIPLYTTHSRFEGPNGRPYEELDKPMKNRTGIYTVNQ from the exons ATGGAGACGCTGCTCGCTCTGTGGATCGCTCTCACCGTCACCGCCTCAG taTTCTCCACTACAACTCCTGATGCCATGACAACCAGGAGAGAACCCAGTCCAACCAGTGACCACGCAACAACACCTGGAAACAACACCAGTCCAACCAGTGACCACGCAACAACACCTGGAAACAACACCAGTCCAACCAGTGACCATGCAACAACACCTGGAAACAACACCAGTCCAACCAGTGACCACGCAACAACACCTGGAAACAACACCAGTCCAACCAGTGACCACGCAACAACACCTGGAAACAACACCAGTCCAACCAGTGAGCACGCAACAACACCTGGAAACAACACCAGTCCAACCAGTGACCACGCAACAACACCTGGAAACAACACCAGTCCAACCAGTACCACTGCTGATCACATGTCAGCTTCACCTGAACCCAACGTGACCACCAGCAGCTCTCCAAATAGCAGTGAGCACCACACGACCAACCACTCTCTTGTAACCACGGcgacaaacacagcacacactgtgCCAGTTTCCCCCGGCAACAACACTCACACCAACTCTACATCACCCACTACAACGACGTCCAATGATACCATGGCAACAAGAACTGTTTCCCCAAATAAAACAGGGTCATCACAGAGTGTGGCCCCGCCCCTGGCCAGCGGCAGCGGCGTTCCTGGGTGGGGCATCGCTCTGCTGGTCCTGgcagctctggttctgctgctgctgatcctGCTGCTGATCGGACTG CTGGTTTGGTGCTGCTGCTACAGAGGGCGCTACAAAGACTTCAGTCCCTATGACCATCTGACCCACAGAGACGACATCCCACTGTACACCACTCACAGCCGCTTTGAAGGGCCCAATGGGAGGCCATAC GAGGAACTCGATAAGCCGATGAAGAACCGGACGGGGATTTACACGGTCAACCAATAA
- the LOC104936771 gene encoding semaphorin-4A-like, with protein MAPSVVFLLLGLLGSASSLPPPRISFLLNSADRPLVLFSLPNVHNTTTLLLSNDGSTLYVGARDALLSLDVSQSDVINLKKKVDWRPSEEEMTSCSDKGKDAEVDCPNFVRVLQPLNSTHLYACGSYAYSPHDAYIDTESFSMINQRDGAKGRCPFSPFQRNTALTVDGELFTATTSDFRGAKPQISRHFSRGRSDVSQDVSVSLLEEPHSSARRWTRQTGSSTFLLARLGKSSFVDQLLISRVAQVCKDDMGGQRTLQKKWTSFAKAPLLCRSAKQLPFNVLQDVFTLQPLEGSMDSDTLFYGVFTSQWSLGPESAVCVFRLQDMRTAFAGRYRTFDTQTHQWSPMLDKRSYLGKCGLDNVSDSVLAEVKKSFLTSNSIKPDGLGPIVVSSEHRYSRVAVMRTQAANNKHYTVLFLLTESGFIHKVVLFDGGAQVVEEIQVFTQPQLVKSVVLSTSKGVLYVGTSEGITAVPVARCSIYRSCSQCVLARDPLCGWSRTTRACTGLQEGDHDDMAQDLEHANVEEQCQGQTEPGRDREISVHLNEAVQLPCLKPSNVATLSWTSPRIKDHTEKLFIQSADGVLSFFATADTFGTYHCEAEEGGYKEVIVSYDVRQVAPPRAMSPIPDTESHPPIGRDESYEDIVTNASERSTTRASAEPEGIITSKAGDFTTFVKEVDPDKDSTLKTDSEDEKADAPTSIHDVQFRKEQPDDLQTLTKEKSYHTELVVVSLLLTTCICILIFGGLHMWRHRKLGLKTNVLESPGDDSRINQSMESVPSLSSPEDPELKVVE; from the exons ACTCTGCAGACAGACCTCTGGTCCTCTTCAGCCTCCCCAACGTCCACAACACCACCACGCTGCTGCTTAGCAACGACGGCTCCACCCTGTATGTAGGAGCACGGGACGCCCTCCTCTCATTGGACGTCAgtcagagtgatgtcatcaACCTGAAGAAGAAG gtGGATTGGCGTCCATCTGAAGAAGAAATGACGAGCTGCAGTGATAAAGGGAAAGACGCAGAG gtcgACTGTCCAAACTTCGTTCGTGTTTTGCAGCCTTTAAACTCGACCCATCTGTACGCCTGTGGCAGCTACGCCTACAGCCCCCATGATGCCTACATC GACACTGAGAGCTTCTCCATGATCAACCAGCGTGATGGAGCTAAAGGTCGCTGTCCGTTCAGCCCCTTCCAGAGGAACACCGCCCTCACCGTCG ACGGTGAACTCTTCACCGCGACCACGTCCGACTTCAGAGGAGCAAAACCGCAGATTTCTCGACACTTCAGCAGAGGACGGTCCGACGTCAGCCAGGACGTGTCGGTCAGTTTACTGGAGG AGCCTCATTCGTCAGCTCGGCGTTGGACCCGTCAGACAGGAAGCTCTACTTTTCTTTTAGCGAGGTTGGGAAAGAGTTCATTCGTAGACCAGCTGCTAATCTCCCGCGTGGCTCAAGTCTGCAAG gACGACATGGGAGGACAAAGGACTCTGCAGAAGAAGTGGACGTCCTTCGCCAAAGCGCCTCTGCTCTGTCGCTCTGCCAAACAGCTTCCCTTCAATGTTCTCCAGGATGTGTTCACCCTCcagccactagagggcagcatGGACTCAGACACACTGTTCTACGGCGTCTTCACCTCTCAGTG GTCTTTGGGTCCAGAATCTGCCGTGTGCGTCTTCAGACTGCAGGACATGAGGACGGCGTTTGCCGGGCGCTACCGCACCTTCGACACGCAGACGCACCAGTGGAGCCCGATGCTGGACAAACGCTCGTACCTGGGAAAG TGTGGACTGGACAACGTGTCAGATTCAGTTCTAGCGGAGGTGAAGAAGAGTTTTCTGACCAGTAACAGCATCAAACCGGACGGACTCGGCCCGATTGTCGTCTCCTCGGAGCACAGATACAGTCGTGTGGCCGTGATGAGGACTCAGGCTGCCAACAACAAACACTACACTGTCCTGTTCCTCCTCACAG AGTCTGGGTTCATCCACAAAGTGGTTTTGTTTGACGGGGGCGCTCAGGTCGTCGAGGAGATTCAGGTCTTCACGCAGCCTCAGCTGGTCAAAAGCGTTGTCCTGTCCACCTCCAAG GGAGTCCTGTACGTGGGCACGTCGGAGGGCATCACCGCCGTGCCTGTCGCCAGGTGCTCCATCTACAGAAGCTGCAGTCAGTGTGTTCTGGCCAGAGATCCTCTGTGTGGATGGAGCCGGACCACGAGGGCCTGCACCGGTCTGCAGGAGGGCGATCATGACGACat GGCTCAGGACCTGGAACACGCCAACGTGGAAGAGCAATGTCAGGGACAAACCGAGCCCGGGCGGGACAGAG AGATCAGCGTTCATCTGAACGAAGCTGTGCAGCTTCCGTGTCTGAAACCTTCAAACGTGGCCACGCTGAGCTGGACCTCCCCTCGAATCAAGGACCACACGGAGAAACTCTTCATCCAATCAGCTGACGGTGTTTTGAGCTTCTTTGCCACCGCCGACACTTTCGGGACGTACCACTGCGAGGCAGAAGAAGGCGGGTATAAGGAAGTGATCGTGAGCTACGACGTCCGACAAGTTGCTCCACCGCGGGCCATGAGCCCGATTCCAGACACCGAATCACATCCACCAATCGGCAGAGACGAGTCCTACGAGGACATCGTAACTAATGCGTCGGAGAGGTCTACGACACGAGCTTCAGCAGAGCCAGAGGGCATCATAACGAGCAAAGCTGGTGATTTCACAACCTTTGTAAAAGAAGTCGACCCCGATAAAGATTCTACATTGAAAACCGACTCTGAAGACGAAAAGGCAGACGCCCCGACGTCGATACACGACGTCCAGTTCAGGAAGGAGCAGCCCGATGACCTTCAGACCCTGACGAAGGAGAAAAGCTATCACACTGAGCTGGTGGTCGTCTCGCTCCTGCTGACGACCTGCATCTGCATCCTGATATTCGGAGGGCTCCACATGTGGCGCCACAGGAAGCTGGGCCTCAAAACCAATGTTCTGGAGAGTCCGGGGGACGACAGCAGAATCAATCAGTCCATGGAAAGCGTTCCCTCCCTGAGCAGCCCAGAGGACCCTGAGCTGAAGGTGGTGGAATAA
- the nudt17 gene encoding nucleoside diphosphate-linked moiety X motif 17 isoform X1 yields MDKVSRILVHICKERAAPQRAHFVQSVTGHFSDGGADLVEVSCSLEKNQFIVYRPDQGRGIPLKRPAFCPIKHLSVTEVAAIPLDIQQRGIDVGVAIILQTANEKVLLTRRAKELRIFPNVWVPPGGHLEPDETLLDAGLRELKEETGLKLEPEEVSPKILGLWESVYPPMLSSGVPQRHHVVVYMLLHSSLSHLQVQASLSPSPAEVSACLWADSRLVRAIVSAVDGEDAEVRVDGVPSSVSVWQVSSDGALSDASLPLAVLISRAPISGPDVERVSTGTKFALELWLKTLETPDP; encoded by the exons ATGGACAAAGTGAGCAGGATCCTGGTCCACATCTGTAAAGAGCGAGCAGCTCCACAGAGAGCTCACTTTGTTCAG AGTGTGACGGGTCACTTCAGTGACGGAGGTGCTGACCTGGTGGAGGTGAGCTGCTCTCTGGAGAAGAACCAGTTCATCGTTTACAGACCGGACCAAGGACGAGGGATTCCTCTGAAG AGGCCCGCCTTCTGTCCCATcaaacacctgtcagtcacagaggTAGCTGCAATCCCATTGGACATTCAGCAGCGTGGAATAGATGTGGGCGTGGCCATCATCCTGCAGACAGCCAATGAGAAAGTGTTGCTGACACGGCGGGCGAAGGAGCTCCGGATATTTCCCAACGTCTGGGTTCCTCCAG gaggACATCTTGAGCCGGATGAGACG ctgctggATGCTGGCCTCAGAGAATTAAAGGAAGAAACTGGACTGAAACTGGAACCAGAGGAAGTTTCTCCAAAAATACTGGGACTGTgggag tcagtgtacCCCCCCATGTTGTCCTCTGGTGTCCCTCAGAGACATCACGTTGTGGTCTACATGCTGCTGCACtcgtctctgtctcacctgcagGTACAG GCGTCTCTGAGCCCGTCTCCAGCCGAGGTCAGTGCCTGTCTGTGGGCCGACAGCAGGCTGGTCAGAGCCATCGTGTCCGCCGTGGACGGAGAGGACGCCGAGGTCCGAGTGGACGGCGTGCCGAGCAGCGTCAG tgtgtggCAGGTTTCCTCAGACGGAGCTCTGAGCGACGCCTCGCTGCCTCTGGCCGTGCTCATCAGCCGGGCACCAATCAGCGGGCCCGATGTGGAGCGGGTCAGTACCGGGACCAAGTTCGCCCTGGAGCTGTGGCTGAAGACCCTGGAGACCCCTGACccctga
- the LOC104936770 gene encoding membrane-spanning 4-domains subfamily A member 4A — protein sequence MTSITKIGGVMIVTQVIPQDQSSIQLQSAAAPPLAPPTAPEAPPMGTYAPPPPIKTPPVVPATKMDDVTAAFLQGQPHGLGVVQIIIGVLAVLFSLTAIFSPTLMLHAPLCLAVTFIVSGSMALVAAAKQTTVPLVLASLVWNMISAVVGLVGVAYVSWLLAGRRPSERFCETKTTSGSVLPDEEKMTCAGRLWMLDVSVYGPLGLLLVLLVLQVCVAVTVCVFSGKAFRRRAPIMVEVGDDSRLLCPAASPYDSDDALLDASVEATPPNSP from the exons ATGACCTCCATCACAAAGATCGGTGGCGTGATGATCGTCACTCAGGTCATTCCTCAGGATCAATCCTCCATCCAGCTCCAATCAGCTGCTGCCCCCCCACTGGCTCCGCCCACAGCACCAGAGGCCCCTCCCATGGGCACATACGCCCCTCCCCCACCCATCAAGACTCCGCCCGTCGTTCCCGCCACCAAGATGGACGACGTAACGGCGGCCTTCCTGCAAGGACAGCCGCACGGCCTCGGG GTGGTTCAGATCATCATCGGCGTGCTCGCCGTCCTCTTCAGTCTGACCGCCATCTTCTCGCCAACCCTGATGCTGCACGCTCCGCTCTGCCTGGCCGTCACT TTCATCGTCTCCGGCTCCATGGCGCTGGTGGCGGCGGCAAAGCAGACTACAGTCCCACTG GTTCTGGCGTCTCTGGTCTGGAACATGATCAGCGCCGTGGTCGGCCTGGTGGGTGTGGCCTATGTCAGCTGGCTGCTGGCGGGCCGCCGCCCCTCTGAGCGGTtctgtgaaaccaaaaccaCGAGCGGGTCGGTGCTGCCGGATGAAGAGAAGATGACATGTGCCGGACGCCTGTGGATGTTGGAT GTGTCCGTGTACGGACCTCTCGGCCTCCTCCTGGTTCTGCTCGTCCTGCAGGTCTGTGTGGCCGTCACCGTCTGCGTGTTCTCCGGGAAAGCCTTCAGACGCCGCGCCCCCATCATG gTGGAGGTCGGTGATGACAGCCGTCTGCTGTGCCCTGCAGCGTCGCCATACGACAGCGACGACGCCCTGTTGGACGCCAGCGTGGAGGCCACGCCTCCAAACTCACCGTGA
- the nudt17 gene encoding nucleoside diphosphate-linked moiety X motif 17 isoform X2 codes for MDKVSRILVHICKERAAPQRAHFVQSVTGHFSDGGADLVEVSCSLEKNQFIVYRPDQGRGIPLKRPAFCPIKHLSVTEVAAIPLDIQQRGIDVGVAIILQTANEKVLLTRRAKELRIFPNVWVPPGGHLEPDETLLDAGLRELKEETGLKLEPEEVSPKILGLWEVQASLSPSPAEVSACLWADSRLVRAIVSAVDGEDAEVRVDGVPSSVSVWQVSSDGALSDASLPLAVLISRAPISGPDVERVSTGTKFALELWLKTLETPDP; via the exons ATGGACAAAGTGAGCAGGATCCTGGTCCACATCTGTAAAGAGCGAGCAGCTCCACAGAGAGCTCACTTTGTTCAG AGTGTGACGGGTCACTTCAGTGACGGAGGTGCTGACCTGGTGGAGGTGAGCTGCTCTCTGGAGAAGAACCAGTTCATCGTTTACAGACCGGACCAAGGACGAGGGATTCCTCTGAAG AGGCCCGCCTTCTGTCCCATcaaacacctgtcagtcacagaggTAGCTGCAATCCCATTGGACATTCAGCAGCGTGGAATAGATGTGGGCGTGGCCATCATCCTGCAGACAGCCAATGAGAAAGTGTTGCTGACACGGCGGGCGAAGGAGCTCCGGATATTTCCCAACGTCTGGGTTCCTCCAG gaggACATCTTGAGCCGGATGAGACG ctgctggATGCTGGCCTCAGAGAATTAAAGGAAGAAACTGGACTGAAACTGGAACCAGAGGAAGTTTCTCCAAAAATACTGGGACTGTgggag GTACAG GCGTCTCTGAGCCCGTCTCCAGCCGAGGTCAGTGCCTGTCTGTGGGCCGACAGCAGGCTGGTCAGAGCCATCGTGTCCGCCGTGGACGGAGAGGACGCCGAGGTCCGAGTGGACGGCGTGCCGAGCAGCGTCAG tgtgtggCAGGTTTCCTCAGACGGAGCTCTGAGCGACGCCTCGCTGCCTCTGGCCGTGCTCATCAGCCGGGCACCAATCAGCGGGCCCGATGTGGAGCGGGTCAGTACCGGGACCAAGTTCGCCCTGGAGCTGTGGCTGAAGACCCTGGAGACCCCTGACccctga